The following are from one region of the Halosolutus amylolyticus genome:
- a CDS encoding sulfite exporter TauE/SafE family protein, with protein MLPVPFAPSLALLLVAIAFFAGIGITTIGPGGIFVTIALYSLTSLPSSQVAGTAHATFVVTGLVGSAAYLHSGEMNSGESRAIAIVLSLSSIVGALLGAHVNASVPRSLFGVLLGGVSMAVGGIILYRERRGFSPLFDVDPLSRSGRLELGGLGLGLGLCSGLLGIGGPVLAVPALVLVGVPMLLAVAVAQVQSIFIATFAASGYYLQGNVLLPLAVVIGSPLLLGVVVGWKVAHVVDPDRLKVALGVVLLGVGPYLAL; from the coding sequence ATGCTTCCAGTTCCGTTCGCCCCCTCCCTCGCGCTGTTGCTCGTCGCGATCGCGTTCTTCGCCGGCATCGGCATCACCACGATCGGTCCCGGCGGCATCTTCGTGACGATCGCGCTCTACTCGCTCACGTCGCTTCCCTCGAGTCAGGTCGCCGGCACCGCACACGCGACGTTCGTCGTGACCGGTCTCGTCGGCAGCGCCGCGTACCTCCACTCCGGGGAGATGAACAGCGGCGAGAGCCGCGCGATCGCGATCGTGCTCAGTCTCTCGAGTATCGTCGGTGCGCTACTGGGCGCACACGTAAACGCCTCCGTCCCCCGATCGCTGTTCGGGGTCCTGCTCGGCGGCGTCTCGATGGCGGTGGGCGGGATCATCCTCTACCGGGAGCGGCGCGGGTTCAGCCCGCTGTTCGACGTCGATCCGCTGTCACGGTCCGGCCGTCTCGAACTCGGTGGCCTCGGCCTGGGGCTCGGACTCTGTAGCGGACTCCTCGGGATCGGCGGCCCGGTACTCGCCGTGCCGGCGCTGGTGCTCGTCGGCGTTCCCATGTTGCTCGCCGTCGCCGTCGCACAGGTCCAGTCGATCTTCATCGCGACGTTCGCGGCCTCGGGCTACTACCTCCAGGGAAACGTCCTGCTTCCGCTCGCCGTCGTCATCGGATCCCCGTTGCTCCTCGGCGTCGTCGTCGGGTGGAAGGTCGCCCACGTGGTCGATCCCGATCGGCTGAAAGTCGCGCTTGGGGTCGTCCTCCTCGGCGTCGGCCCCTATCTGGCGCTCTGA
- a CDS encoding NRAMP family divalent metal transporter: protein MSERSATSSEIVQAVPGGEAIHDALYRYGLGVLFAANVFGAGSVYILADTGANFAFSLLWVLPLAFLIDIALHDMSARLAVANEPLADYIVDRLPIGGTGVVVSMSLMSALWAVSNYAVAGAALAWLVPVFDDVIVGIVLAAGAGIAIVQLKVYDRVEAAIAAAVFAVFGSYGLLLAGLDVPWQSVAAGLQPMLESEIGYLTAVIALLGTTVYWPNFFIQSSIRPTKEWSDIWRYRQDNAVGIATTLLIGSFVMIVSAVTLSEGEMTLTGPGVPLADILGQTALVVFMLAVFLASITSATGTLFGAGFMMPQSLGRHTVFGDTAFRRTVVGLIVLSALTALPMLVYTGFGPVQMAIIMPAVNGAIGLPITVFALIGAVNRHDDVDWYENLGFLAAGVVLLVGSLLTVQSLYETIVTIL from the coding sequence ATGAGTGAACGGTCCGCGACGTCTTCCGAGATCGTCCAGGCGGTTCCCGGCGGCGAAGCGATCCACGACGCACTCTACCGGTACGGGCTCGGCGTCCTGTTCGCCGCGAACGTCTTCGGTGCCGGTTCCGTGTACATCCTCGCCGATACGGGGGCGAACTTCGCGTTTTCCCTGCTGTGGGTGCTCCCGCTCGCCTTCCTGATCGACATCGCACTGCACGACATGAGCGCCCGCCTCGCCGTCGCAAACGAACCGCTCGCGGACTACATCGTCGATCGACTCCCGATCGGTGGAACCGGGGTCGTCGTCTCGATGTCGCTGATGTCCGCGCTGTGGGCCGTGTCGAACTACGCCGTCGCGGGCGCGGCACTGGCCTGGCTCGTCCCGGTGTTCGACGACGTGATCGTCGGGATCGTTCTCGCCGCCGGCGCGGGCATCGCCATCGTCCAGCTCAAGGTCTACGACCGGGTCGAAGCGGCGATCGCGGCCGCAGTCTTCGCCGTCTTCGGCTCGTACGGCCTGCTCCTGGCCGGACTGGACGTGCCGTGGCAGTCGGTCGCCGCCGGGCTCCAGCCGATGCTCGAGAGCGAGATCGGCTACCTCACCGCGGTCATCGCCCTGCTCGGGACGACCGTCTACTGGCCGAACTTCTTCATCCAGTCGAGCATCAGGCCGACCAAGGAGTGGTCAGACATCTGGCGGTATCGGCAGGACAACGCCGTCGGGATCGCGACGACGCTGCTCATCGGGAGCTTCGTGATGATCGTCTCCGCGGTCACGCTCTCGGAAGGGGAGATGACGCTGACCGGACCGGGCGTCCCGCTCGCGGACATTCTCGGCCAGACCGCACTCGTCGTCTTCATGCTCGCCGTCTTCCTCGCGAGTATCACGTCGGCGACCGGGACGCTGTTCGGGGCCGGGTTCATGATGCCCCAGTCGCTCGGCCGCCACACGGTCTTCGGCGACACCGCGTTCCGGCGGACGGTCGTCGGCCTGATCGTCCTCTCGGCGCTGACGGCACTCCCGATGCTGGTCTACACCGGCTTCGGCCCCGTTCAGATGGCGATCATCATGCCCGCCGTCAACGGCGCGATCGGGCTCCCGATCACCGTCTTCGCGCTCATCGGGGCCGTCAACAGGCACGACGACGTCGATTGGTACGAGAACCTCGGCTTCCTCGCCGCGGGAGTCGTCCTGCTGGTCGGCAGCCTCCTGACGGTCCAGTCGCTCTACGAGACGATCGTGACCATCCTGTGA
- a CDS encoding universal stress protein: MSARILVPFDDSDPAREALSYAFELFPDGEFVAVTVVDTSALPFIPNAADDPESSDEFQELVGEAATQLEAAERLAADHGVDLETRSRVGSPAKEIVDCAEEGAFDHVVMGSRGRSGVSRILLGSVAEVVVRHSSVPVTVVR, encoded by the coding sequence ATGAGCGCGCGGATCCTCGTTCCGTTCGACGACTCCGACCCCGCTCGCGAGGCGCTTTCGTACGCGTTCGAACTGTTCCCCGACGGTGAGTTCGTCGCCGTCACCGTCGTCGACACCTCCGCACTGCCGTTCATCCCGAACGCGGCCGACGACCCGGAATCCAGCGACGAGTTCCAGGAACTGGTCGGCGAGGCCGCCACACAACTCGAGGCCGCGGAGCGACTCGCCGCCGATCACGGCGTCGACCTCGAGACCCGATCGCGCGTCGGATCGCCGGCCAAGGAGATCGTCGACTGTGCGGAAGAGGGCGCCTTCGATCACGTCGTGATGGGGAGTCGCGGTCGATCGGGCGTCAGCCGGATCTTGCTGGGAAGCGTCGCGGAAGTCGTCGTCAGACACTCGTCGGTTCCGGTCACCGTGGTCCGGTGA
- the gyrB gene encoding DNA topoisomerase (ATP-hydrolyzing) subunit B, whose amino-acid sequence MSQESEYGAGQIQVLEGLEAVRKRPAMYIGSTDSRGLHHLVYEVVDNSIDEALAGYCDEIAVTIHDDGSVSVSDDGRGIPVDTHEEYDRPALEVILTVLHAGGKFDNKSYQVSGGLHGVGVSVVNALSERLEAEVKRDGGVFQHAFEAGEPVGDMERVRDMEADEVTGTEIRFWPDESIFEGNDFAFSTLSNRLRELAFLNSGVRITLRDERETDEEGEFVADTYQYEGGIREFVEYLNETRSAMHADVIYFADSEQNIEVEVAMQATEELQGSIHAFANNINTREGGTHLTGFKTALTRVVNDYADENDLLSDLDENLKGEDIREGLTAVISIKHPDPQFEGQTKTKLGNSEVRGIVESAMHEGLGTYFEEHPDTAEAIVAKAEEAAKARKAAQKAEELTRRKSALESTSLPGKLADCQTKDPDEAELFIAEGDSAGGSAKQARNPEFQAVLPIKGKILNVEKHRLDRILENDEIRNMITAIGAGIGDEFDIEDVRYKKIIMATDADVDGAHIRTLLLTFFYRHMRPLLEGGYVYATQPPLYRIRYRGNTYDAMTDAERDEIVEEKCNGNPSQVQRFKGLGEMNPEQLWETTMNPDNRILKQITIEDAAAADKMFSVLMGDAVEPRKQFIKENAPEAEWIDI is encoded by the coding sequence ATGTCCCAGGAAAGCGAGTACGGCGCCGGACAGATCCAGGTCCTCGAAGGCCTGGAGGCCGTGCGAAAACGGCCGGCGATGTACATCGGCTCTACCGATTCTCGAGGGCTCCACCATCTCGTCTACGAAGTGGTGGACAACTCGATCGACGAAGCGCTGGCAGGCTACTGTGACGAGATCGCCGTTACGATCCACGACGACGGATCTGTGAGCGTGTCGGACGACGGACGCGGCATCCCCGTCGACACCCACGAGGAGTACGATCGCCCCGCCCTCGAGGTCATTCTGACCGTCCTCCACGCCGGCGGGAAGTTCGACAACAAGTCCTACCAGGTCTCCGGCGGCCTCCACGGGGTCGGCGTGAGCGTCGTCAACGCCCTCTCCGAACGGCTCGAGGCCGAGGTCAAACGCGACGGTGGCGTCTTCCAGCACGCGTTCGAGGCGGGCGAACCCGTCGGCGACATGGAGCGGGTCCGCGACATGGAGGCCGACGAGGTGACCGGCACGGAGATCCGGTTCTGGCCCGACGAGAGCATCTTCGAGGGGAACGACTTCGCCTTCTCGACGCTGTCGAACCGGCTCCGGGAACTGGCCTTCCTCAACTCGGGCGTCCGCATCACCCTCCGCGACGAGCGCGAGACGGACGAGGAGGGCGAGTTCGTCGCCGATACCTACCAGTACGAGGGCGGGATCCGCGAGTTCGTCGAGTACCTGAACGAGACCCGCTCGGCGATGCACGCGGACGTCATCTACTTCGCCGACAGCGAGCAGAACATCGAGGTCGAGGTGGCGATGCAGGCCACCGAGGAACTCCAGGGGTCGATCCACGCCTTCGCGAACAACATCAACACGCGCGAGGGCGGGACTCACCTGACCGGGTTCAAGACCGCGCTCACGCGCGTCGTCAACGACTACGCCGACGAGAACGACCTGCTGTCGGATCTCGACGAGAACCTCAAGGGCGAGGACATCCGCGAGGGACTGACGGCAGTCATCTCCATCAAACACCCCGACCCGCAGTTCGAGGGCCAGACGAAGACCAAACTCGGCAACTCGGAAGTACGTGGCATCGTCGAGAGCGCCATGCACGAGGGCCTGGGCACCTACTTCGAGGAACACCCCGACACCGCCGAGGCGATCGTCGCCAAGGCCGAAGAGGCGGCCAAGGCTCGCAAGGCGGCCCAGAAGGCAGAAGAACTGACACGCCGCAAGTCCGCGCTCGAGTCGACCTCGCTCCCGGGGAAACTGGCCGACTGCCAGACCAAGGATCCCGACGAGGCCGAACTGTTCATCGCGGAGGGTGACTCCGCGGGCGGGAGCGCGAAGCAGGCCCGGAATCCGGAGTTCCAGGCCGTCCTCCCCATCAAGGGGAAGATCCTCAACGTCGAGAAACACCGGCTCGATCGCATCCTGGAGAACGACGAGATCCGGAACATGATCACCGCGATCGGCGCGGGGATCGGCGACGAGTTCGACATCGAGGACGTCCGGTACAAGAAGATCATCATGGCGACGGACGCCGACGTCGACGGGGCACACATCCGGACGCTCCTGCTGACGTTCTTCTACCGGCACATGCGGCCGCTGCTGGAGGGCGGCTACGTCTACGCCACCCAGCCGCCGCTGTACCGCATCCGGTATCGCGGGAACACGTACGACGCGATGACCGACGCCGAACGCGACGAAATCGTCGAGGAGAAGTGCAACGGCAACCCCTCGCAGGTCCAGCGGTTCAAGGGGCTCGGCGAGATGAACCCCGAACAGCTCTGGGAGACGACGATGAACCCCGACAACCGCATCTTGAAGCAGATCACGATCGAGGACGCGGCCGCGGCGGACAAGATGTTCTCCGTCCTGATGGGCGACGCCGTCGAACCGCGCAAACAGTTTATCAAGGAGAACGCTCCGGAAGCGGAGTGGATCGATATCTAA